The sequence below is a genomic window from Macadamia integrifolia cultivar HAES 741 chromosome 1, SCU_Mint_v3, whole genome shotgun sequence.
TGAATCGACTGATTCACTAACTTTTAAAACCCTAAGCATGGTTTTAGATAGATACCAATACATATTGATTGTAGCAGGTTGTATCAGACGATTCTACCTTCATTTTTACTACAAAGTTGAATTTGTAGGCACATTCACTTTACCACGAATTATACATTGATGCAATGATATTGTATTTTGAAGCCTTGATatgcaaagatttttttttcttggtagaaaTGTGGAGAGTTCAAATGCATTGATTTCAAATGCTTAAATATTTTAAACCccaccctcaaaaaaaaaaaaaatcctgaataTTTATCATATAGTTTGCTAAAATAAAAGTTTAAGGGTAAGGGAATGCTAACAACTAGCGTAGATATACATCAGCTGGTGAAACCAATAGGAAGGCATGCCCCAGTATATTCAGCCAGtatcattcttctttttttttttttggggggggggggtttggggagTGGAGGATTACATCATTAAACATGGAGAGATGAGAAAGAATGcctataataatttatttatttatttattttttatgcaaaagccCCCAATCCCCCTCCCTCCATAAAGCAAAAAGGGGAGATTCATTGAAGTCCCACTAGGCAAAAATTGTTTTACAATGAGCAAGAGGTCTTCAAGAGAAGAAACCACCCAGAAACCTGCCTAAGATAGCTGATAAcccatttagagagagagagagagagagagagaatggacaAAAACATTGACAGACTATTTACAtacagaaagaaacaaaaaacaaattcaaTCCTTAACAAGAGAATATCCTAGGGAAAGCCTATAATGGGCATGTATACAATGGCTGCGCACCTAACATTTTTCCGTTTCCAATGATACTAAAATTGTTCAAAGACATCATTCTCACCCTTTGACTTGTTATGAGCCATGGCAAAATACAAGATTCAGATTACTCACTCACATGGGTAATTGAAGGATTTCTATATTTGTATTGTCTGGGCTTGATTTGGTAGTGGTGCGTCAAGTTGATAGTCAGtacttattataattaattataatccATCAATATTTTTGCATGGATCTTCACACTTGTCTTTGCGTGAAATCTCTATGTAGCCgtcctcattaagttgggataacaTGTTGAACGTTGTTGTTTATAAGGGGAAGCTACAACTTTTCAATTGGGGAAATGATCTCCAAGTGCAGTACTTGGATTTTAATTGGGCATTGTGGGAAATTTAACCTAAATAAAATCTTTTAGATTAATTGAACTTCAAAATTTCATTGTGGTGAGGGGATGCACCCTAATATATGGACATAGTACAACCAAAAGAGTGCACGTGAAAATAAcagttcatatatatatttttttttcttttctttgtgggGATGAATTACAGTTCAAATTAATACGCAAAAAGTGTATGATAAATAAAACTCAAAGATTTGACATGTAGCAAAATGCCTACCAATTAATTGTCACACTATCCTTTTAAGTGGCATAACTAAGTGGGCCTCCTAGGAATCCCTGCTTGCTTAGGTTGTGGAGAgaaattttcctttccttgaagaaaataaaagagctGCATTGCAAGAATATAGGATGAAGCTAGCAAGGTATGAGACATAGTTCGCATGTGGCAACTAGGATAATAATATGGCACTTAAAAGATACacaatgcattaaaaaaaaatacgcAATGATGCCAACAAATGTAAAAACAAGGGTGAGGACTTAATGGGCTGATTCTGAGATTGCATCTGAATTTTAAATGAAGGGTTGTTAAGAGGGATCTCTATCTATTAGGATTGCTGTCAAATTTCTCAAACTCATATATTTACTAACAATAATGGATCCTCAAATAGGTGTAATTGTTTGTCTCCATGCTCACAATGGtggtattatttttttgaaaactcgAAATTCATCCAAAATTTAAGTTCTTATTTTGGAGAATTGTATACGATGAAATTCCTACAAAGGACATCGTACGAAAATGTATGGACATAGACGCCCTTTATGGTTTGTGCCACAACCAACATGAGAATATTTGGCATTTGTTTCTTTCCTATGAGTTTATAAGAAGGGTTTTGGCGGGACCTTTAGGTCTCAAAACTGAACTTTTAAATACCTTTATTTTCACATCAGTAATTATGAATTTCTTTAATTCTAATGACGTACCAAAATTTTAGAGTGGTTATTATTTGTGCTACTATATTTGAAAACATAGGAATCAAGTCATCTTCGAAGCTTAAAAGCCCAAGCCTACTCTATTCTACAAGAAGTAGACTCCTGGATCTCTTATGGCACCcctactttcattgatgatcaGTGAGTTCCCTCAACCCCAGGCTCACCAGACATTAACACTACTTATTTTCTCGTTCTAATATTTATGGGGTTAACAAATTACACTAAAAATATATCTAGCTAGGCAACAACTCTtataacaaaaagaaattgtttcttacTCCATGCTAACTACATGCTGACAGGAAATGGTAGGGAAGCAATAATAAGAGCCTACTATACTAGATGAAAAAGGCAAAGGAAAAAGGATGGGAGATGAATAAAATCTGAAGCGATGAAGTAGAGCTGAGGAATCTCATAAATACTAACAATGCCAGCCTCTGACCTTAGATGgtgattccttttcttttggaaactATTGATTTTTTGTCTAAACCAACTTTTGGTAAAGAGTTCGAAACATATAGCCTTTGAGGCTATAGAAAGGAACATGTGATTATGGACTCCAGTTACATGTTAAACTCTCTTTTTGCAATCTAATatattatgtttttgttttaccaaaaataaaaaaataaatgaaaaacaaaaaataaataaaacaaatgaagGGTGGTCAACGATGTTTTAAAAATCAGGATCTGATCAGCTGGATTAGAATCACCAAAATTGATCCCAATTTTAACTTATCAGAATCAATTGATTCTATACAAAAAGTAGGGTTAAGACTTATTAGGACCGATTTAGATCCCAATTCTGGGTTTTAATCCTTTGCGGTCAAAGGCTAGTAAATGGTATCACCACCATTTTATTTTTGCCTCTTTTATAAAAGAATAATATTACCACAGTGCCAATATGCAAATTCCTATACATGCCCTATCAGTCTCTCACATCTCATCTAAGAATTTCACATTATTTCTTTtcgttaaaagaaaaaaatttggctCTTGCCCCTAGTTGCAACCCTTGTTGGCAGTCAATGAAATTGATCTAAAAGTGTTCCTGcctgtgctctcattggccagCATGTTTGGTGTTTTCTATATCAGATCGATATGGGCTTTTTACCCAAACTTCaagggacaaagttttctatcTATGAGAAGCCCCTACGTTATAAGCACAGGGGAGTGCAATGACCACTATGCCCCTATATAGGGTTGCACACCCTATGTGAGCGCAGGAACCCCTCATAGACAGAGAACAATTCCCCCAactataaataatttttcataaaGCATCCAAAACTAACGAATTTTCTTGGAGTACTCCAAAGGTCTCATTGGGAAtaacattaccaaaaaaataagccTACCTTAAAACGCTCAGACAAAGTGCCTTAACCCTCTTTTCCAATCATATCCCACtttcaaatataaaaaactagATATCTAACGCACCCACAAGTGTAAGAAAACTTTATGGAAACTATTTAAATTTTACTTAAAGATGTACTACTTCATCATTAATATTACACTTCATATAGGGGCCACTACAACTTATGATAATCCCTCTATGCTTGCCTTCCCTCCTAAATCCTTCAAATTGCattcttttatcatttttcttcatcatcacaaATTCAAAAATCTAATCAACATAAGGAGataaaatagatgtaaatgaaaatcaaacaacAAAGAAAGTTTTATCCTTCAGTGGTGGTTCTATAAATTATGATCAATCCCTACTCCTTTTCTTGATACAGTACAAGCAATATAATCTTCATCAATATAACATATTTTCCCTACCATATCATATATGGCCTATATGTTCAAAGTCATATATAGTTACATAGTTTactcaccaaattagacttctCTACTCATTTTGTTTCTCCAAAACTAGTCATCAGattgagaaaatggaagaaaacccAGATGGGTTTAGTCATGAAATGCTCTTCTTTTGACAATTAAGAGTTGTGAAGCAAGAACAACTTCTTCATGACCTTCATCATTGTCAACAAACTTAGTTTCCTAGGAGACAACATAGCAATACTGCTTGGTTTAGACATCTTCCAAGTCTTCACACAATACACTTCTGCTTTATCTCTGGCCAAACCCGAATCCATTTTGCCGCCTTTTCGCAGCCTCCACTGCTCTTCCTTCTTATCAAAGGAAGATAATTCATCATTGAAGTTCTCCCATAACATGTCCATCCTCTCTTCATCCTCTATTTTCATATCTCTATCTGCAATGGGGAAGCTCTTACTTCTTTGgatttcttcatcatctttctctcttttgatcCCATTAGAAGAACCAGAGAATACTTCATAAGAAACATTCCACAGAGACGGCGAGCCCATGAAGCGAGGGACGGGTTCGGTGATCGTCGGGAAACTGAAATCATCGGAAACCGTGGCTTTCTGGATCATCTCTACCTGAAGAGAGGCCAACAGGGTAAGTAGTATGTATaagagaggaaaaaaggaaGGTTTAGCTTAACTACTGGACTTTAGAGTTTACTAGTACTAACTTTTATGTGGAAGGCAAAAGGAACTTGATTGATGGGTCCCGttaatcaaattttaattttctcctaTAGCCGAAGACAGCTCATCTTCCGCCGGATTGATCGGATGATTAGAGCCTATAGAGAGGgagttgttctttgttttaagtaggggtgtcaattccatgATGGCACCGGCTGGTCCAGCTGAACCCGACCAGTAAAAGCTCAAAATTGATTAGACCCGTTAAGCTTGTGTTAGAACAAAcaataagaaatacaaaaataagcAGACAATAGATTCGCATaatacagagatttaacgaggttcacatacTAGAGTGGGGTGTTACTTCctcaggtgaagaagaagatgttttactatgTAGAAGAGTGATTACACCCAAGGCAACGGCAAGAAAattcgccctgaaaccctaactcgaaaaaccccaaaaaataaaatgatttgctcaacaagacaacagtacattatatactctaaacattatatactctaagtcgtgggtcgacccatcgggtcgtagTCAATCCGGTCGAATGCCCCATATGAGATCAGTGCTAGGCTCCGAGCTTGGGCCTATCGACCCAAcctctctgcttccatcacagatttcagaaaacttctcatttaGGTCGCCACCAAAACATGTCGAAgtggatcaatcttcaaaacgtgTCAAGAATTCGAGCCAAACTTAACAGCTTGATTATTGATATTCTCATTAAAGATCAGTACTTGATTGATCGTTTGTAAATAATATCATATCTAGTCTATGAGACACGATTACTTAAAACTTGATTAAATACAATCAAAATCAACCCAATTCGACCCAACCCAACTGACCATTTGACATCTATAGTCTTAATTATTCTCAACATTCTTGTGGTGATCTATGAAAGGGACACACAACCCCCATAATTTGAAGCTTTAGCAAGAAAAAGTTGGCACCATATTTAAATGGTTGGTGAATGGTGATAGCCACCTCTTAATGGAGATTTTAATTTGCTCCAATCCTGTCCTTGTTACTTATACTTCACGGCTTATATACAGGCAAGCATGTAGACATTAAGCAATGTTGACCGTTGGATATATCGTGATTATCGATCAAATGGACATGCAATGTGGGACctatctatttttttctttttttctataatCAGGAATGTAGAATACAAGTCAAATGAGTCAAGGGTCATTAGAGATATGGGGCACAATGAAAACTCATCTTCTGGAACAGAAAAGGAAAGCTTTTATGGAAGACTTTTCTGTTGAGGGGACCATGAGATAGTTGTGGTGTTAGTGAGATTAACATAATTTGTGGAAGTGGTGCTGGTGGGTTCATCTTTATAGGGTGAGTTGGGAATATAAACAAACGGTTAGTGGATTAGTGGAGGCTTTGTTGACCACTTCCGACAACTTAGGTGTTCATGGTAGGGAACTATTATATCCATACACTTGGCATACATGTTAGAGAAGTGGACCctaaattatttttcttgcctttgaTTAATCAACAACTACAGAGAGTACAGATCGTTAAAAGACAacaatatttattatttttaccaTGTGTATCCAGACCTGATCAACCAAGACGTAAATGGATAATTGAAATTCGAATTTGTATTGGTTTAGGGTATCTGTATTCGTTTAGGAGTATCTGAATCCACTCAGGAAATATCTGGATCTAAATACATCTGATTCAAATTCGATCCGTATTCAATCCATTTATATCCCTACTAGTCAGCCCTATGAGTTGATACTGACCTTACAATCCAACATATGAACTAAATCATATTAAACTATTTAATTTTCATCCAAAACAATGAAGAGCAATGAACAATAAACATCTCTGTATGAGTGACTCCAACTAGGTaagggagtcgaacttagaaccaAACGTTTTCTGAAGCAAAAATCATTTGCCAACCTTGCTACATAGTTTCAATAAGTGGAATCAGCAATGAGATTAACtcttattgattttgattcactAACTCTAAAAATCAAGTAGGAATCAAGATTAGTTGAATACGATCCAATTCTGATTCTTTGAACCATAAAGACAACTGGTTGAACATGGCTGGATTGGGTGATCGACCTTCTTAAGGGCCTTGATGTAAACCCCTATATTTGCCAAGTGGAAGATATATGATGATCATAACAGAGAGTGAATGGATTAAGTggataaaaattatttttcttttttttaagactGCCGGATTTATTTTTTCCACGTGTTTAATGCCCAGACCGACCTTTATGGGCACTCTATGTGCAATGCACTTTATGGTGAAGATCCGGATCCCTGTTTGAAACCTTTCAGTGTTCTTTTAATGGTGCATTCCCTTTCAGTGTCTCTCTTTGACTGGTGCATTCAAACTAAAGTATGGTTGGGTTCTTTCCATTAATGGCCGGTGCAATTGGGTCCTATAATTAATGTGTGTTGCCAGAATACTTTTCCGTAAAACCGATTTTAAATTACTTTATAATGAAATTGTTGTAAAGAGCTTTAcatttctcttcctttcaaaTGGGAATGTTTCTTTGTGGGTCTCTTTGTGGGACTGAGTTGATGTGCGTCTAGTTGTCAAGGATTTAattattggtattgatattagtGTCGATCTAGGTTAATATTGATATGATACTGATTTTGGATCCGTTGTATGATTGTAATcaattaatattaattttttataattaagtTTTTTCTGATAATTTTACCCATGATATCGATACAATACCTGATCTCAGATCAGTAACGTATCAAGATCGGTCTCACCCAATAATGATAAGATACAACCGATTCAATACTAATAACTAAAACCATGCTAGTGGCTCTTCAAGTAACAGCCAAatttaccattaaaaaaataaataaataaaaaaagggaaaattccaGATGGGACACGAGACTCTTTATTTTGATGATCACATTTAGGGATTATCATCATGGTTTTAATTGATACTGTATCAGGGTATTTGAATAGAAAAAGACAAAATAGTCCAAAAAACCCTTACATATGGGGTAAAATGGTCCGATCAAACTTGATATGGCGGATCCATATTGATATTGATGGAGGGCGATACCATGCACTAAAACCCTGATTATAATGGGACAAATTCAATATTAGTCATCATCCTTTATCAATTATAATTTGCTAATAAATTCACCCTTCACAAGGGGTTATATCAAATCAAGTGTGACTCTGCTGCATATATTTGCAAGATGCATGTATGCTTTGTGACATACACATCCTTTTTGTTTTCAAGAATGTACCTTTTGTGCCTAAATGATCGTGGGTGTCACGCATAAAAAACCTTTGCAGAGAGGTAGTGAGCGACAATGAGGATCCAACGATTGAGATGTATGCCAAGGCCCTCCCAGCCGTTGAATTCTCACTGCCTCTCATTGCTAAACGCAAAGGATTTGAACTTGGATGGGACACGCTAAGGGTAACATTACTTTGAAGCTAAGGACCATGACTTCCAAGTCTTTGACGCATTTAAATTTCATGGAAGTAAGCTTTTGATCTTCCCTTTTCATGACTTCAAAGTCTTCAACATGGAgtctacttaaaaaaaaatgttttcgaCGTGTAAATTTCATGGTAGtaagtttatgcatgctcccttattatattataataaattTATCAACAAATTCAATGCGTGAAGGTAACAGATGATTCCGATAGCAAGAGAAGCGAGGAAGgaggtaaaaaaatcaacagAATAGAGGTTAAGTGTTGATTGACCAGGGCAGGAAGGGGAAGCCCCTCCTTTTCTATGTACCACACACGCTCAACTGAATTAACCTCAAGCTTGCTTCAGTAGCAGCcctcttaaaaataaaatgaacgtGTAAAAATTACGagggaatatttttttttttggtgaagaacaAATTTATTGATGGTGATAAACATGTGTACAATCATTAGCTTCAGATTCACAAAATCAGAGAAgccaagaaatgaaatatgacCAATCTGACAAAACACATGATAGACAGAGCCTTCCATGCCGGGGCATCTGCAACACTATTCAGAGCCCTTAGAATACAAGTGAAAGAAATGGAAGCAAATAAAGCACACTACTGCCTAATGTCAGTGACTACTACCGTCGCGTCCAGAGTAGGTTCTTGATTACAATCTTGAAGTAAATTAACAATCTCCTTGCTATTCGATTCTACTTGAAGATGTGGATATCCTAAAGTCAAAGCATGACATAAAGCAGATCTGATGGCTAGTTCCTCTCCTTAAATGACTGAACTTAGACATTGAAGAACCGAGATGGCCTTAATCAGCCCTTCAAACTGATCTTTGAAAATAAAGCTTAAACCACCTTCCAAAGTCCCTCTGAGAAGTGCCGCATCATAATTAACTTTGATGTAACCTGGAGCTGAGGGAGACCATTTCGTAAATGGTGCATGAATAGACCCACCCGCTACTACATTTTGTTGATGATCCCTTGTATTAGCTGTGGTGAATTCAATATACGCCTTCTCCGCCATCGTTATCACTTCTTGTGGAGTCCATATCTTGATATTGAAAACCAAATCATTCCTTGCACGCCATGGATACAAGCAAAGGAAAGATGCTCTAGAAAGCAATTCACGAGCAAGCTTCTTATTTAATCGGAACAGAGCATCCCAACTTCCTAACCATTCATGGAGCAATGGGATATGGTTTGACAGAGAAGAGTATGAAAAGCTACTGCCAAACCAGACCAAGCGTGCAAAAGAGAAACTAAGCAAAATATGATCTACTGAATCATTTTTTGTGCCACACCTACAACATGGAGGATCGATTGGTACTTGCTGAGAATGGAGACCCTCCCTTGATGCTACCCCTTGCGCACAAGCTATCCAAATGAagcttttaatttttgggagTCTTTATAGCCCATATGTGACTCCAGGTTGAGTCTGGAATATGATCCCATTGGTGAAGACTGGCAGATGACGCACCTGTAGTGGTAGCAGCTTGAGACTCATTTGAGAGCAATTGGTATGCCGTTTTAACCGAAAATAGGCCATTCTTTGAAGGACCGCAAATCTGCTTATCATCTCTCTAATATAGGCTCAAACATATCTTAAGAATAGCCTCTTTtatatgtgattgaaaatattgTTGTAGTAAATATGTCCTCCAACATCTAGAGATGGGAACAATAAGCTCTGCAACCGAGTTCAGATGGCAACCAATTGGCTTTGACTCTTGAATCTTGAACTTGGGGAGAGAACGTATCCAGCTATCTTGCCATATGTTCACATTTTTCCCACTTCCTATTTGCCAAAGTAAACTCTTGAGGAGAGTTTTTTGTCCTTCCAAAAGACTCCACCATTCCCATGATGGTTTGCTACCCAACCTTGCCTCAAGGAAACTTAAGTTTGGGAAATAACTTAACTTCATTAGACGGCCCCAAAGGGTGTCTGGGGATGACCAAAGCCGCCAAGCAACCTTTGCGAGGGAATATGAAGGTATATGAGAGAGTGTacatatgaaatttgacatagaGTTAATCTAGaccattttttaaaacttaacATTTGCCAATCTAAACCATTTCTTAGATATCGCGCCGCATCACA
It includes:
- the LOC122074068 gene encoding uncharacterized protein LOC122074068; translated protein: MIQKATVSDDFSFPTITEPVPRFMGSPSLWNVSYEVFSGSSNGIKREKDDEEIQRSKSFPIADRDMKIEDEERMDMLWENFNDELSSFDKKEEQWRLRKGGKMDSGLARDKAEVYCVKTWKMSKPSSIAMLSPRKLSLLTMMKVMKKLFLLHNS